The Synechococcus sp. CC9605 sequence GCCCATGCAGACGCTGCGCAAGCCCCAAGGCCAGCAGTGCCTCGCCCTGCTTGATCTGATCACCCACCAGCCAGCCGTTGCGCTGGGCCGCCTCATCAACAACCTCGATGCAGAGGTGGGCCGTGAGGTCCTGCTCACCAGGCTGATCCAAGGGCGACAGCCCCGCCTGCTGAGCGCAAACAGCCATCAAGGTGCCGTCGGAGCGCCGGGCCGTGTAATAACGCTCGGCCTCCAGGGCGTAATCAATCACCAGCAGAACGCCCGCATCCACGGCAGCGGCCGCCGCCGCGAACCAGTCGAGCATTGCACTGTTCCACTCCGTGGTCCACCCCTCTTCGGCATCGGGGGGCGGCAACTGAATGCCGCTTTGGCCGCACACGCGCCTGATCTCCTGGTGCAAACCATCGGGGAGGGGCCGATGCGTTGTTCTCAGATCACCCTTTGGAGCGAGCTCCACCCACTGCTGCTGGAGAGATCCCTCCCGCCAGATCAGTCGTTCCACCGGGAGGGCATCCAGCAACTCATGGGCGATCACCACGCCCTGAACCGGAGCGCGGCGCAACTCGTCCAGAGAACACCAGCGCAGCGGCAGATCGTCCGCCTCTTGCAGCAGAGCCTGTTGCCGCCGCCGCATGCCGGGGTTGGCCTCCACCAACACCAATTCGATCCGAGCCAGGAGTTCTGGATCAGCACCATGCAACGCAGCGACCAGATCCCGGGCCAGATGACCCTCGCCAGGACCGATTTCCACAATCGACAGGCGTTGATCAGGATCGCTTCGGGGAATCGACGTCAGCCAGGCCAGGATCTGAGGAGCCAGAAGGACTGCAAAATCACTGCCCAACGCTGGGGAGGTGACGAAATCACCCTGGGCACCAATGCGCGCGCGGCCTGAGCCGTAATACCCGTGCTCCGGCTCATTCAGAGCCAGATCCATGAATCGGGAAAACGGAACAGCACCCCCCGCCTGATGCAGATGCGTTGCCAACCATTCAGGACAGGACGCAACCATCGGTTCCATTGGAGAGAATGCCGGTCGCTGCAGCAGCTCCATGGGAACACATCACACCCGACATCTGTGGAGCCTTGTCGTGGTGGCTCTGGTCAGCCTGGGTGTTCTGGTGACCCCGGCTGAGGCCTACGACAACCCGGAGCTGCTGCCAGATCACCCCACCCCGGTGATCGACCTCGCCAAGGTGTTCAGTGACACCCAGAGAAGCCAGTTGGAGGCATCCCTGGCGGATGTGGAAGAACGCACCGGCTGGAAGATGCGGGTGTTGACTCAGTACGAACGCACACCAGGTCTGGCCATTCGCGAGTTCTGGGGGCTGGATGAAAGCAGCCTGCTGCTGGTGGCCGACCCCCGCGGCGGGAACCTGCTGAACTTCAACGTTGGCGATGCCTACTTCGCGATGATGCCGCGCACCTATTGGGTGGAGCTGCAGACCCGCTACGGCAACCAGTACTACGTGAAGGATCACGGCGAGGACGGAGCCGTGTTGGATGCCCTCAATGCGGTGGAAATCTGTCTGGACCGTGGTGGCTGTCAGGTGGTGCCAGGCCTTCCCCAGGAACAGTGGCTTTGGACGCTGACCACCTCGATCTTCGGCGGCTTGATTGCTGGCTTTGCGGCCTATCCACGGAAGGAGGGCGAAACCATCGCCTGGGCCTGGTTGCTGCTGCTCTCACCGCTGTGGGTGATGCTCTTCGGGGTCTTCGGCGTTGCCCCTGTGGTCACACGGACGTCTGAAGTGATGCCCCTGCTGCGCAATGGGGTCGGCTTCCTGGCTGGTGGCATCGCCGCTTATCTGATCGCCCAGGCCACGGTTGGTCGAAAGCTTCAGAACGACGCTGAGGGTTGAGGGGGTTAGACGACCTCGAAAATGTCTCTCACAGCCGGGTGGCGCATTCGATGCGCGACCCGGTACAAAGTGCCGGAGGAGGAGCGACGAGCGCCTGGCGCTTGATATCACGCAAACGACGCAACTCCGCAAGATTCACGTCATAGAAGGAACGCAGACGCGCATATTTTTTGACGGGTTGGCCGTAATAGCTGCGACCGGCGAGTGTGGGGAAGGACGCCCATTCGGGAGCCAGCATGGCCGCGAGAAGCGGGCTGAGAACACCGGTGTCGGTCAAACCCAAAGCTTTGCGCCGCTGGATCAGAAACAAGGCGCCCTGGTCCTGGGCCTCAGGTCCGAAACCGCGCACGCCGATGCTGCGCTGAACCAGATTCCAGGTGAAGGGCATGAACTGGTAGGCCCCGGCAGCTGCACTGGCGTAGCGGGAGCTATAGATCACCCGGTTGGGATGACGGTCTAGGGAAGGCATCAAACCACCTCCGAACATCACCCGGTAGCCCACATCGAGGCCACCTTTCCAGGTGCCTTCCGCGAAGCGGATCGTGTTGAGCATCGCCCGACGTTCAGGCGTGATCAAGTAGGGAATCGCCCGGCTGGGCTGGATATCAGAGGTGTGAATCAACTGCGCCCGCGAGGCGGGGGGCAACAGGCTCGCCCGGGCTGACAGCGGTGAACAGAGGGCAGGCAGAACTCCGACGATCACGGCCGCTTGAAGCGTCTGACGACCGATGAATGCAGAGATAGCCATTAAGAGCGTTCAAAGTGCATGCCCTCAGAAGAGGACGATGAGCAGATCAGAAGCGGATGAAATGCTCGGGCGAGAAAAAATCCCACTCCGTGCGACTTTCTCGAACCGAAGGCTCAAAGCAATAGGTATATATGCCAGTCAAATAATCGGCCAGGGCATCAACTTGGCAGCAAATTGACGCGACAAGAAGTAGTTTTTTCGTGAAAATCAAATGGTCTGCTCAGCCCAACCCACCAGTGCCAGAGCGGCTTCTTCAGCCCCTGATGCAGAAAGAGGAGCTTCGCTCGGCGCCAGCAATGGCTGGTCCAGCTGCCATGCCCCGGCATCCAGCTCCTGACGCGTGAGGCAGCGGTGCTGACCGTGGCGACGCAGACCATCCATCAACGCCGCCGCTTCAGCGAATCCGCTGCGCTCCACCACGTGCATCCCAACCCCTTGTGCAATCGCCTCGCAGAAGCTGCTGAAACCGGGCTTGCCCAGAAAACGGGAGCAACGGCCCAGCACATCAACGGGACGCAGCCCATCTGGAAGAAGCGTGAGGTTGGGGAGCGCTGCCAACTCAGGTGCTTGCGAACCATCTGCTGAAGTCGGCAGCAGGAAATGGTGGTTGGGCCAGAGCTGAAACAGATCCCGCGAAAGGGACAAGCCCAAGCCTCCAAATCCCACCAGCACCAGGGAAGCATCCTGGCCATCAAGGGAAGCCTCAAGATCCGCCGGGATGGTCCGCGGGCTGGCACAGACCAACCCGATCCTCTGTTCAGGCAACCCCCAATTCATGGCGAGGTCAAACGGACAGCGCAGCAGGAGATCACCGCAGCAGTAGGCCTCAGCGGCGGCATCGGCCCAGCCTTGGAAAGCAGGGCCCAAGGGGCCATAGATGTCATCCCAGCCGAAATTGCTCATCCACACCATGGGTGCATCGAGGCGCTTGGCCAGGGCGGCCGCGGCCGGGGGAATGTCCCCGATGATCAACACCGGCTGCCCCTGCGACGCCATCCAGACGGCTTCAGCCTCGATCAGGGCCGGCAGCCGTTGTTCAAGCTGATCCAGGGCACTAAGGGTGGCGGCGCAATCCACACCGAGCGCATCGGCCTGCACCATGCCCACATCCCACTGACAGCAGCGTTGCTCAATCGCTGCATCCCCCAACAACAGCTGGAGTACCGGGGAGGGCAGGCCCGAGCTCATCACCAACGTCCACTCAGGACGCAGGCGGCGCAGCTGCTGCAACACCGCAGCATCGCGAGCCGCATGGCCGAAGCCATGGCTGCTGCTGCAGAGATAGATCAGCACGGCAGCGGAGCATCGATCGGCAACCGCTCCTGATGGATCAGCTCAGCATCGGGGGTGTACCAGCGATGGGCGAGCTGGGTGAGGCGGGAACCCTGGAATTCAGCCCAGGAGAGATGCAGCAGCGATCGACCCTGCCTATCCACCCCTGAACGAGGCACACAAGCGGCGTTGATCAGAGCGGTTCCATGGCGATGGCGCAACAGCGTCTGGCGGACACCGGAGCCGCGCTTGAGGGCATGGTGCATGTGACCGAAAATCACCAGATCGGCGGGTCGGTGCTTGGCCATGCGGTCCAGGGCAAGGGCCAGATCCTGATCCCCCCAGTCCACCGCCGGGGTCTTCCAGTCACGTCCGCAGGGACTGGCGGCATCAGATCCCAAGCCCGAGGGACCGCAGTGGGCCATCACGATCAAGGGCTGATCAGCGGG is a genomic window containing:
- a CDS encoding class I SAM-dependent methyltransferase, with product MELLQRPAFSPMEPMVASCPEWLATHLHQAGGAVPFSRFMDLALNEPEHGYYGSGRARIGAQGDFVTSPALGSDFAVLLAPQILAWLTSIPRSDPDQRLSIVEIGPGEGHLARDLVAALHGADPELLARIELVLVEANPGMRRRQQALLQEADDLPLRWCSLDELRRAPVQGVVIAHELLDALPVERLIWREGSLQQQWVELAPKGDLRTTHRPLPDGLHQEIRRVCGQSGIQLPPPDAEEGWTTEWNSAMLDWFAAAAAAVDAGVLLVIDYALEAERYYTARRSDGTLMAVCAQQAGLSPLDQPGEQDLTAHLCIEVVDEAAQRNGWLVGDQIKQGEALLALGLAQRLHGLQQLPGQQLAEALQRREALLRLVDPAGLGAFRWLTYLRGLPEGGFSLSGAPGSSEFPHD
- a CDS encoding TIGR04168 family protein, with protein sequence MRLAIAGDLHGAWGDADEQLLQQLRPDAVLFVGDLADGDLRLTRRITRLPFPVAVILGNHDRGRDRSGGILEQQRAVLGDLHCAWRSIHWPELPLTVVGARPCSAGGGFHLSKAVEAVYGPVSLEASAERIVQAAAEVPADQPLIVMAHCGPSGLGSDAASPCGRDWKTPAVDWGDQDLALALDRMAKHRPADLVIFGHMHHALKRGSGVRQTLLRHRHGTALINAACVPRSGVDRQGRSLLHLSWAEFQGSRLTQLAHRWYTPDAELIHQERLPIDAPLPC
- a CDS encoding glycoside hydrolase family 24 protein is translated as MAISAFIGRQTLQAAVIVGVLPALCSPLSARASLLPPASRAQLIHTSDIQPSRAIPYLITPERRAMLNTIRFAEGTWKGGLDVGYRVMFGGGLMPSLDRHPNRVIYSSRYASAAAGAYQFMPFTWNLVQRSIGVRGFGPEAQDQGALFLIQRRKALGLTDTGVLSPLLAAMLAPEWASFPTLAGRSYYGQPVKKYARLRSFYDVNLAELRRLRDIKRQALVAPPPALCTGSRIECATRL
- a CDS encoding TPM domain-containing protein; the encoded protein is MGTHHTRHLWSLVVVALVSLGVLVTPAEAYDNPELLPDHPTPVIDLAKVFSDTQRSQLEASLADVEERTGWKMRVLTQYERTPGLAIREFWGLDESSLLLVADPRGGNLLNFNVGDAYFAMMPRTYWVELQTRYGNQYYVKDHGEDGAVLDALNAVEICLDRGGCQVVPGLPQEQWLWTLTTSIFGGLIAGFAAYPRKEGETIAWAWLLLLSPLWVMLFGVFGVAPVVTRTSEVMPLLRNGVGFLAGGIAAYLIAQATVGRKLQNDAEG